The DNA region gggaacatcagtaggtggggagaaattaactatattctggtaatccgaacaattgaacatatgcggtggtacttaatgaatatgatgtcatctgagacattctcatcaatgataaaaTGACaaactacagtggaaagtctacaccgagttatcggattcacatggaattgttgttcaatttaaatgtttgaatatgaaattatttgtgatgggatgaaatgtgattttagcttctaaaatgagAGATGTGGATTTTCATAAGATAAGGCTGAGATAATCAGTGGCCCGCCTCTGtaaagggacatgggctataaaacatttcaaacatgccctcttctcccttcctatataaagccttgacgacaacatAACTTCCTGTTCCGAAGACGTGGGGACGACGGTCCTGTCAAAATGGTTcagataactacagaacgaagccaacctcagcgtgagctttggtggcgaatggtatgaactttgaactcttattcactacagaagtgatacctcctagccgctgagttagcaacagcagatgcaacgagggttaggaaggaacagagtatcccgtctatcacccaaAGACATTActacgtatccaattgacaaccggAGACATTcatcaaaggactcggtttggcaacacggccttccatctaccaccaacgtactgaagcgcagctcagagtaaatatttattgcattttccttttccaaatgggcgatAATtaagaatgcataagatactgtatttacgatagaacATATttttccctttgttcctcagtcccGCTTTTTCACTCAACCCAGTCCCTTTTCCTTtgtgtcatatctgttccgccctcTAGGGACGTTTttctttatgacgtaatttgtaatcaagttatgaataattgtgtgtatgtgaattctgtgtgattagttaggtatttagtaaataaatgaacccaattttgtattgctgattcaacttgttagccaggattcttgcagataaccaagaatttacaactttcagattatgagactgaagtaagatgattgatattgactgctatttatgtaaaatattactaggtctttaggaacattcttattttcaatgacggcctagtttGTATCGGCTTTTTtagtcctccaataaatcggtatcggcgttaaaAAAATCATAATCTACTATAGgctctcatcattgtcggtgatcaggcccacTTGTgtagtcagcaaacttaatggtgttggagttgtgcttggtcatgcagttgtgggtgaacaggaagtacaggaagggaataagcatgcacccctgagaggtcccagtgttgaggatcagcgtggcagatgtgttgcctacccttaccaccaggggcagcccgtcaggaagtccaggatccagttgcagaggaagatgtttagtcccagggtccttagcttagtgggtactatggtgttgaatactgagctctagtcaatgaacagcattctcacataggtgttccttttgtccaggaggggaagggcagtgtgtagtgtgattgagattgcatcatctgcggatctgttggggtggtatgtgaattgtagtgggtctagagtttccggcatgatggtgttgatgtgagccaaagctagcctttcaaagtacttcatggctaccgatgtgagttctacagggcagtaatcatttaggcagtttacctttgcattcttgggcacaggggactatggtggtctgcttgaaacatgttggcattacagactcggtcagggagtggtttaaaatgtcagtgaaaacacttgctagttggtccaCGCATGTTTGGAATACACGTCATGGTATTCGTCTGgcctgcggctttgtgaatgttgacctgttaaaaaaggtcttattcacatcagctacggagagcgtgatcagtcTTCCCGAACAGCTGGTGCGCTCATGCATGCTTGCTTGCCTCGGAGAACATTAAAAAAAGGCATttggctcgtctggtaggctcaaaTCActtggcagctcgcggctgggtttccttttgtagtccgtaatagtttaagccctgccacatccggcgAGCAGTCAGATTCAATCTTGGTCCTGTATTGACTCgatgcctgtttgatggttcgtctgagggcatagcgggatatcttataagcgtctggattaGTTACCCGCtcattgaaagcggcagctctagtctTTAGCTTGGTGcagatattgcctgtaatccatggcttctggttgggatatctATGTACGGTTACTGTGGGGACAACTTAGTCGTCGATACATTTATTGATGAAgacggtgactgaggtggtgtaaacctcaatgccataggaagaatcccggaacatattccagtgtgTGCTaggaaaacagtcctgtagcgtagcatccacaTCATCTGATCACTTCcttattgagtgagtcactggtacttcctgctttagtttttgcttataAGGAAGAATCAGGATGAAATTATGGTccgatttgccaaatggaagTCGAGGGAGTGCTTTGAATgagtgtgtggagtaaaggtggtctagagtctCTCTCCATCTGGTTACACGTGGcttgctggtagaaatgaggtaaaacaatTTTAACGTTACCTGCATTAAAGTCACCGGCCACTAGGAGGAcctcttctggatgagcattttcttgatTGCTTATGGCCTtctacagctcgttgagtgcggtcttagtgccagcatcagtttggtGGTAAATAGGCGGATACAAATAATACAAACGAGAAACCTCTTGGTAAAtagggtggtctacagcttatcatgaggtattctacctcagaaaagcaatacctcaagacttctttaatattagacatcgcacacaagcagttattgacaaatacaCACCCACCTTCACCTATTTTTTTCCTCTTTGCTACAGGTAAAGCATCACTGCTGGTTGGCAAGTGCTTCTGGCCTTGGTTGGGTGCTTGTAGACTCCTTCCATTTAAACCTGTGATGAAATGGAAAATAATGACCAAAAACAAAGGATTTAAGTCTTCTTTTTTCAAATGTTTGACAAAAACAACCTTGTCAGGGATTTGTCTGATAAGGAAACATGGACAACAAATAACTGGGTTAACACTTACAGGTGGAATACTCATAAGTAATTAATGTACTGTTTAGGTTATACAATTCAGACATGCATGACAGAAAAACACAGTACCATTACATTAACAGATCATATGGCAACTTACAGCACgtttgtaaagtattcagaccccttgactttttccacagccttattctaaaatgtatgaaataccccccccccctcaatctacacacaataccccataatgacaaagcaaaaacaggttgacatttttacaaatgtataaaaaacagaaattaacacatttacataagtattcagacccattactcaCTACTTTGTTGAACTACTCCAATTTGCAAACCGGCCCAACGGATCCACAGATGAAATATATTGCACACCACACTGCCTTTACCCACCTTCACAAAATTAAAGtcaaaatgctgttcattgactacagctcagcattcaacatggtgctctcaaagctcatcaccaagctcaggaccctggcaCTGAACACCTTCcactgtaactggatcctggatttcccgacgggccgcccccccagttggtgagggtaggcaacatccgccacactgacaaacacagggcccttcaggggtgtgctcttagtcccctcctgtactgtacaacatacaaaactgaaatatcagaagtattcagacccttactcTTTACtctgttgaaacacctttggcagtgatcacagcctcaagtcttcttggatatgatgctacaagcttggcacacctgtatttggggggggggtaagGTGGGATGAggagcttcgctgcacagctattttcaggtctctccagagatgttagatcgggttcaagtccgggctctggctgggccactcaaggacattgagacttgtcccgaaaccactcctgcattgtcttgactgtgtgcttatggtcattgtcctgttggaaggtgaaccgtcccCCCAGTCgcaggtcctgagcaggttttcattcaggatctctgttctcttcatcgtTCCCctcagtccctgcagctgaaaaacatccaaagcattatgctgcctccaccatgcttcaccgtagggatggtgtcaggtttcctccagacgtgacgcttaacattcagggcaaagagttcaatcttgatttcatcagatcagagaatcttgtttctcatggagtgcttttaggtgccttttggaaaactccaagcggccggtcatgtgccttttaataaagagtggcttctgtctggccactaccatataggcctgattggtggagtgctgcagggtcaACTGTGGGAACCTCTATAGACAGGTGttgctttacaaatcatgtccaatcaattgaatttaccacaggttgactccaatcaagttgtagaaacatcaaggatgatcaatggaaacaggatgcacctgagctcaatttggagtcatagcaaagggtctgaatactatgtATGTTTATTCTTTATAAATTTTGAAAAATTGATAAACTTGTTTTCGCGTTGTCATTATCTAGTGTTGTGTATAGATTGAaggaaaaaatatttaattttagaACGCAACAAAATcaggaaaaagtcgaggggtctgaatattttccaaatgccCTGTACATGAAGCTGTGGGATCAAGCTTGTAAGATTCACATAATAGGCAGTTAGGTTTAATCCCAACACTCTCATACAATGCTGTTCATACCTGAAGAGAGGCTGGGGTTTTCAGTGGAGCGGGTTGCCTCAGCTCTTACTGCAGGATGCCTGAGGCTAGCTATGGATCTCCGAGTGCCATAGGATTGAGGTTTCCTCAGGCCAGTGCGCATCAGCTTGGATTCTATAAATTCAACAATAAATGAGAGGTGATGACTGAGGGAATCAAAACAAAAAagtgtcacatgctttgtaaacaataggtgtagactaacagtgaaatgctttattACTAGCCCTTCCTAATAATGCAGAGAAAGAATATagaatagaaaagtaaaacaagtAATACatacaatgagtaacaataacttggcaaTGCTTTCATAAAGTAGTCAGAACCCTTCCCTTATttcacattgttacgttacagcctcataaaaaacagaaatacctcaacaggtggactccaagttatagaaacatctcaaagatgagtGTCATAACAAGGGTGGCCGGAGACGGCTTACGTTTTATGTGTCCCCAACCGATTGTTTTGAAAAATTTTGTTTTACTTATTTTGTATTTAATGTTGCCGCTGccatctcttatgactgaaaataactttgggacatcaggactgcgattacccACCATGGAGTGACAGAATCCTTTTTTCCCTTTAACGAGTCCAAAGCaaatgatatactgctttctcgggaacaggcccagattcccgtgatttgcgtgaagaggCGGCGGCGAAAATGGGCCAGAGGGGCAGGCTGCTTTCCGAGAATTCGTatgcgatcgaataaacccccacttccttccattctgctagtaAAAGTGCAATCTTCTGAGAATAAAATCTATGACCTACacagaagattaaactaccaacgggacattcaaaactgtaatatcttatgcttcatggagtcatggctgaacgacgacacaatCAAAATACAGCTGATGGTTTATACGCTGTACAAGCAGAACAGtggcatctggtaagacaaggggcggcagcCTATgtacatttttgtaaataacagctggtgcacgatatctaaggaagactcgagctattgctcacctgaggtagagtatctcatgataaacggtagaccacactatctacctagagaattCATCTGTATTTTCagagctgtctacataccaccacagactgaggctggcactaagacagcattgaacaagctgtattccgccataagaaaACACTAACCCAGAGGCGGAGCTCCAAGTAGCCGGGGActtgcagggaaacttaaatctgttttaccaaatttctatcagcatgttaaatttgCAACCAGatggaaaaaaacaaaacaaaaaactctagaccacctatactccacacaaagactcatacaaagctctccctttgccctccatttgtcaaatctgaccataactctatcctagttagatgaagcagatgctaagctacaggactgttttgctagcacagactggaatatgttctgggattcttcctatggcattgaggagtacaccatgtCAGTCATTGGctacatcaataagtgcatcgatgacgtcatccccacagtgactgtacatacataccccaaccagaagaaATTAATTAcatgcaacatccgcactgagctaaaggctagagctgccgctttcaatgaGCGGGACTCtcacccggaagcttataagaaacaCGCTACGCTCTCTGACGGACcataaaacaggcaaagcgtcaatacaggactaaggttgaatcatactacaccggttccgagcttaccagacgagctaaactaccgCTACGCTTGCGTCGAGGAAAATAACACCGAAACATGCATGAGCGCActagctgttccggaagactgatcacgttctccgcagccgatgtgaataagacctttacacatgtcaatattcacaaggctgcggggccagacggcatgcgctgaccaactatagcaagtgtcttcactgacattttcaaactctccctgtcGGAGTctaatatcaacatgtttcaagcagaccaccatagtgcctgtgcccaagaacataaaggtaacctgcctaaatgactaccgacctgtagcactgaCATCTGtagacatgaagtgctttgaaaggttggtcatggctcacatcaacaccattatccaggaaaccctagacccactccaatttgcataccgccccaaaagatccacagacaatgcagtctctattgcactccacactgccctttcccacctgggtaaaaggaacacctatgtgagaatactattcattgactacagctcagcattcaacaccatagtgccctcaaagctcatcaataagcgaaggaccctgggattaaacacctctctctgcaaatggatcctggacttcctgacgggccgcccccaggtggtaagggtaggtaacaacatccgtcacgctgatcctcaacacaggggtccctcaggggtgcgtgttcagtcccctcctgtacacttatgactgcatggccaggcacgacttcgacaccatcattaagtttgcagatgacaagtggtaggcctgatcaccgacaacgatgagactgcctacagggagaaggtcggagacctggccgtgtggtgccaggacaacaacctctccctcaatgtgatcaagacaaaggagaggattgtggactacaggaaaaggagaaccgagcacatccccattctcatcgatagggctgtagtggagcaggttgagagcttcaagttccttgttgtccacatcaacaaactaacatggtccaagcacaccaagatgtgaagagggcacaataaAAACCTCTTCCCACTCAGGAGACTgacaagatttggcatgggtcctcagatactcaaaaggttctacagcatCCAGACTGGTTGCAGCACTGCCTGGTATGACagctgctcagcctccgaccgtaaggcactacagaaggtagtgcgaacggcccagtacataagTGGAGCCaaaatccaggacctctataccaggcggtgtcagaggaaggccctaaaaattgtcaaagattccagccaccttagtcatggactgttctctctgcttaccagagcaccaagtctaggtccaagaagcttctaaacagcttctacccctaagccataagactcgaACATCTAATCCAATGGATacgcagactatttgcattgcattTTTGTTTtgcaataaatgtgcaaaaatgtctaaccccgttttcactttgtcattatgagatcGATTGatgacattttagaataaggctgtaacaaaatgtggaaaacgtccaggggtctgaatactttccaaacgtactgtgtgtgtgtaaagattTTTTGCCGCTGCCTCCTCCCCTAGAACCTTTTTATCAAATGCGTTTGAGAAAGAGGATGTAAGGAATCAGGGAAGTATGATTGAGAGTCCCTTTAGTCTGTCTCAGTACTCTAAAATGGCTTCTTCTCCTCATATCCTTTCCTTCATGAACACAGAGGTAAAAGGAAAAGATAAGTTTCCACTATATTGCTTTCACCTGCCATGTTCTGCCAAATCAGTAATCAGCAGAGGATAGGATACGAGGAAAGGTTTAAAACTTTGAGACAGAGCCATACATACCCAACAGATTCAAAGGAACAGCTGCTCACCTGCAATTGTGCTACGCCTACTACTGGAAGTATCATCTGTCGAGGCctaggagagaaatggagggaaagAACTGTAGAATCTGTTGATTCAATCTTACTAAATACAGTGGATTGGTTGGTAGAGGATAATATCAAACTCATAAATATAGCCTTCATATTAaaatgtttagattttttttttaaatagatccTTTTGAGATGTAACCACACTTAACATTCCCCATAGCCTACCTGCTGAGAaacagtgaccacagcatgtcCCGAGGCATCTGCTCGTGTTTTACATCTTCTGCTGGGTATGGCAGAGGATGGCTCCGAGGGGGCTGAAGCCACGGGGGCTGTCTTGGTCTTTGGTGGGCGAGTCCATGATGGAAGCTGGGACACAGATCTCAGTGGGGGTGGCAGTGATTTGGGATTGGAGGTGACACCTTGGGGCTGAAGGAACGTCTTCCTATAAGTGGCGAGTTGAGAGACAGCAGGTGGTTTAGCTGGTTTTGGCAGGATGCCCGAAGATAACTTTTTCCGCACATCTGAGGGTCTCTCTGGTTTCCTTAAAGCCGTAGATGTAACCATGGGAGTGGATGTGAGCAGAAAGTTGGGACCCAACTCCAGAGTATCATCCAAGGTGAAGGGGTCACCATCTCTCCCGGACAGGCCTGGTTGGGACTGTACCATATGTTCACGGACATCAACTTCAGCACCTTTTGTTGGTTCGTGGTCAGTTTGAAAAGGGGGGCGTGCATTGCCAACAATGGTCACTGGCTCAGTGGTTGCATTTACATGGGGGTTAGTTTGAAAAGTATTATTTAGAGGTTGTTTGGTACCATCATAAGTCTCTTGCTCAGTGGTTGCATTGAACTTCATCGGACGGCAAGCTTCAAAAGTGTCTTTCATTAGCCTACTAATCTCCACAGCCTCCAGCGCAGTAGTCGTGACATTGGGCTCGTTGGTCCCAGTTTTGGGCTCCAGTGTTGGTTCAACCATAAGTTCAAAGGTGACGTTGTGCACCCTCTTGTCATCACACAAGGAACCAGATGTTGACGAGGACAATGGCACCGTATAGGATGCAGACATCTCACCATCAGGGCAAATTATCTGTGTGACATTAGCA from Oncorhynchus nerka isolate Pitt River linkage group LG16, Oner_Uvic_2.0, whole genome shotgun sequence includes:
- the si:ch211-126c2.4 gene encoding mucin-17 isoform X3, whose amino-acid sequence is MSLHMETLPDFSVISGETSPLSDSGHSSTPSQHSGISGEPRAKRWSSNPITMVTHILNPSHLGFNGQESCSPILSPIRASKIFRIQDESFPNCTGESLFEDTIDPCFLPMVEPTVGSSTMALSHTPPETCISMKESFTKPEDANKDLQRGSNFSLSLQGSPTALRETISTSSCSRASLEGTHDISAFEGSKESLHSLEHKVQNLTTEVAVSVVVQKSSVASSCLSNANVTQIICPDGEMSASYTVPLSSSTSGSLCDDKRVHNVTFELMVEPTLEPKTGTNEPNVTTTALEAVEISRLMKDTFEACRPMKFNATTEQETYDGTKQPLNNTFQTNPHVNATTEPVTIVGNARPPFQTDHEPTKGAEVDVREHMVQSQPGLSGRDGDPFTLDDTLELGPNFLLTSTPMVTSTALRKPERPSDVRKKLSSGILPKPAKPPAVSQLATYRKTFLQPQGVTSNPKSLPPPLRSVSQLPSWTRPPKTKTAPVASAPSEPSSAIPSRRCKTRADASGHAVVTVSQQASTDDTSSSRRSTIAESKLMRTGLRKPQSYGTRRSIASLRHPAVRAEATRSTENPSLSSGLNGRSLQAPNQGQKHLPTSSDALPVAKRKKIGEDRTQRAVEGHKQSRKCSSRRGPPSGR
- the si:ch211-126c2.4 gene encoding mucin-17 isoform X1 translates to MSLHMETLPDFSVISGETSPLSDSGHSSTPSQHSGISGEPRAKRWSSNPITMVTHILNPSHLGFNGQESCSPILSPIRASKIFRIQDESFPNCTGESLFEDTIDPCFLPMVEPTVGSSTMALSHTPPETCISMKESFTKPEDANKDLQRGSNFSLSLQGSPTALRETISTSSCSRASLEGTHDISAFEGSKESLHSLEHKVQNLTTEVAVSVVVQKSSVASSCLSNANVTQIICPDGEMSASYTVPLSSSTSGSLCDDKRVHNVTFELMVEPTLEPKTGTNEPNVTTTALEAVEISRLMKDTFEACRPMKFNATTEQETYDGTKQPLNNTFQTNPHVNATTEPVTIVGNARPPFQTDHEPTKGAEVDVREHMVQSQPGLSGRDGDPFTLDDTLELGPNFLLTSTPMVTSTALRKPERPSDVRKKLSSGILPKPAKPPAVSQLATYRKTFLQPQGVTSNPKSLPPPLRSVSQLPSWTRPPKTKTAPVASAPSEPSSAIPSRRCKTRADASGHAVVTVSQQASTDDTSSSRRSTIAESKLMRTGLRKPQSYGTRRSIASLRHPAVRAEATRSTENPSLSSGLNGRSLQAPNQGQKHLPTSSDALPVAKRKKIGEGCANCVLLQQELETCRQENERLQAGCANYVLLQQELEMCRQENERLQAELRNRDGMDL
- the si:ch211-126c2.4 gene encoding mucin-17 isoform X2, producing the protein MSLHMETLPDFSVISGETSPLSDSGHSSTPSQHSGISGEPRAKRWSSNPITMVTHILNPSHLGFNGQESCSPILSPIRASKIFRIQDESFPNCTGESLFEDTIDPCFLPMVEPTVGSSTMALSHTPPETCISMKESFTKPEDANKDLQRGSNFSLSLQGSPTALRETISTSSCSRASLEGTHDISAFEGSKESLHSLEHKVQNLTTEVAVSVVVQKSSVASSCLSNANVTQIICPDGEMSASYTVPLSSSTSGSLCDDKRVHNVTFELMVEPTLEPKTGTNEPNVTTTALEAVEISRLMKDTFEACRPMKFNATTEQETYDGTKQPLNNTFQTNPHVNATTEPVTIVGNARPPFQTDHEPTKGAEVDVREHMVQSQPGLSGRDGDPFTLDDTLELGPNFLLTSTPMVTSTALRKPERPSDVRKKLSSGILPKPAKPPAVSQLATYRKTFLQPQGVTSNPKSLPPPLRSVSQLPSWTRPPKTKTAPVASAPSEPSSAIPSRRCKTRADASGHAVVTVSQQASTDDTSSSRRSTIAESKLMRTGLRKPQSYGTRRSIASLRHPAVRAEATRSTENPSLSSGLNGRSLQAPNQGQKHLPTSSDALPVAKRKKIGCANCVLLQQELETCRQENERLQAGCANYVLLQQELEMCRQENERLQAELRNRDGMDL